aaattttttttggactgtTTAGGTTAGAGACTTACACTTTGgggttttcgagaaaaatctaaaGTTTGTTTCATCCAGCTCAAAagtattcagattttttttattagaaagaacttttaaaatgtttaaacatACGTGTATTctataaaactataaaactaatttcagaGCAACTTgcaggttttgaaaaaagtccaaaaaaaaaattgggaattggACTTCGTGGTTTGGGATCTGCTATAAATTTCTCTGCATTAGATGTTCTGTATTTCTACTTCATTTCAGCAGTTAAAACCCCTAAACCCGCATGAAAAACAAAGACTGGGTTGAAGGTGTCAAATGAAAATATCCCTTCCTCACTCTTAAATGTTCCCCCGTTGTAATAAAGAGATCGGCGGttttaatttcatatttctagcaactttaaatccaaaaaaattatttaatattttgtaaatacccaaaaaaaagtgagtaattttttgaaatatggtTTGTGGTTAAAAAAACctattagcaattttttttgataattggcGTCAACAATTTTATCAAGCATGATAACATTTTAGAGTGAGGAAGATTTTCATTTGACATCCAATCTTGAATATTTGAaggaaattgagtttttatattttttacattataTTTCTATCTGAGGTGACACGGAGTTGTCCCCAACTCGTTTTTTAATATTCCCTGCTTGCCTGAATTGCTCATACCAGATTTGAGGTGTTTTCCGGGCGGAatgagaagaaacaaaaaaccaattccttttttccagatgaaaaagtttttggtaaCACGTGAATTTCAGGTCAATTTTACTGATGCTCTCAAAAATGTaagattttaatttcaaaaggtTTTTCTGCTGAATTAAAATCTTCAGGATCAATTAGAAAATTGGCACAATTGTAGAATTGAACAAGTAGAAAATatcggacaatttttgaagagtcTGAAAATCCAAGGATACGGTTTTGAAACATCTGTTATTTGCAAACATTTGtgcgataatttttcaaaattctacacattattttggcaaattgaacAATCTccgaagaaaaatcaatttttggtgagaaaaattaaaaattaaagcaattttctaacatattaatatttttcagagaatcgGAAAATTTCTCAGCACATTGAGAAGCGACCGCGACGAAAAAGATGTaagttatttaattttgagatttattTTAGAGCATCACAAAATATGGATTTCAACcctaacatttttcaggtcaTCAAAGAGTTTAATCGCAAACTTATAAAATACAAACAGCAAAAAGTGAGctaaaaaagtcaaaaatagctatttcaattaattaaatttcttcaGAGATGGTCGAAAATGTTCGAGTACTGCAAATTCTATGTGGACTCAATACTAGAGCAATTGAGAACTCAGTATCATTTAGATATACGAATTGAGGGTGAtgatggaaaattttattacacaGTTAGTACGCTTTATTCGGCTTTAGAATAGTTAATGTTTGCAGTTTTCTGacgctgaaaaaaagaaaaatggcagAATTAAgtctgaacaatttttgaatgtacATCAGCGGACAGGTAGACACAATTGGTATCCTTCAAAATCGGTAAATTCTGAGTTCTCTGAGCTTGAAGCCAATTTCTTTGTTTCAGCTTAGAGAGCggcctagaaaaattaaagaatctTCGGTGGAAGCTTCGATAGTGCCAAAATCTATAAATCACTCTGAAATTCGAAGATGTCGCTCTGCTGAGCAGCTCTCGTGCTTTTCCCAAACTTCTCAGGAAGtcaagaattttgaaactaaaccAGACGACCTGGAGGCACAGGAATTAATTATCAAAGAAACAAGGTTGAGCGcacatttttattcaacaaacatATAATTTCTATTTTAGAGGTTGCAGTACTGTGTCTGTAACGCTTCAAAACTCTGAAGCCCCTGAGAATATTCTGGAAGATCGTATAGAGCAAGAAAATCTTAGAAAACTTGGAGAAACAAGAACATTCCGAGCTTTAAGTATCGAATCCGTCGAGTCGGATGTAACTGATAATTCATTTGAAATGAAGTTGAAGGCACAAGAAGCAGAAGGTGCTGCAAAACTTCTGGAAGCACAAAGTAACCGGGAGAATACGAATTTCGTCAAGAAAGAACTTCACAAATtgattaatagtttttgattttcaaatgaaattcgttttgtttcgtttttcctatttttccatttttccaaactacGAGCATTTTTTAGAGTGGCGTCAA
This is a stretch of genomic DNA from Caenorhabditis elegans chromosome V. It encodes these proteins:
- the Y6E2A.7 gene encoding SPK domain-containing protein (Confirmed by transcript evidence), yielding MKKFLVTREFQVNFTDALKNDQLENWHNCRIEQVENIGQFLKSLKIQGYGFETSVICKHLCDNFSKFYTLFWQIEQSPKKNQFLRIGKFLSTLRSDRDEKDVIKEFNRKLIKYKQQKRWSKMFEYCKFYVDSILEQLRTQYHLDIRIEGDDGKFYYTFSDAEKKKNGRIKSEQFLNVHQRTGRHNWYPSKSLRERPRKIKESSVEASIVPKSINHSEIRRCRSAEQLSCFSQTSQEVKNFETKPDDLEAQELIIKETRGCSTVSVTLQNSEAPENILEDRIEQENLRKLGETRTFRALSIESVESDVTDNSFEMKLKAQEAEGAAKLLEAQSNRENTNFVKKELHKLINSF